A window of Mucilaginibacter sp. PAMC 26640 contains these coding sequences:
- a CDS encoding transposase, with amino-acid sequence MANLTISMSKIRKILRMNSQGRSTRFIAAQIDSSRNTVRKYLAVLKKSGFTFEEVNNLNDKELEDLFGKTRENNQPSSRMQSMLRCFPHVDKELKKTGMNRQILWEAYIKEFPEGYKYTQFCTYYNQWKTKVNPTMHMDHKAGDKLYVDFAGEKMSYTDKETGEVIEVEVFVAILGASQLTYVEAVMSQQKEDFIAACENTLHFIGGVPAAIVPDNLKAAVTKSSRYEPTLNETFEDFADHYGTTILPARAYRPRDKALVEGAVKIIYTKVYAPLNKHIYHSLTELNTAIWQALEAHNSQLLKGRNYSRILQFEEIERGTLAPLPVLRYQFKKHFYARVIKNGHVNLGPDKHYYSVPYRFIGKKVKLLYSRTIVEIYYNYERIALHQREKNPYGYTTDKEHMASAHRFKSDWTPDMFLNWATSIHEDVRLYIHQILERKQHPEQAYKSCLGILGFAKKAGNDRLIMACQRGLSYGIYSYKTIQTILENKMDNYEESIFADELPMPDHGNIRGKDYYK; translated from the coding sequence ATGGCCAATTTGACAATCAGCATGAGTAAGATTAGAAAGATTTTAAGGATGAACAGCCAGGGTCGCAGCACGCGATTTATAGCTGCCCAGATTGATTCATCCCGGAATACCGTAAGAAAGTACCTGGCCGTCCTTAAGAAGAGCGGCTTTACCTTTGAAGAAGTTAATAACCTTAATGATAAGGAACTGGAAGACCTTTTCGGCAAGACCAGGGAAAACAACCAGCCAAGCAGCCGTATGCAATCCATGCTGCGCTGCTTCCCCCACGTCGATAAAGAGCTTAAAAAGACTGGTATGAACCGGCAGATCTTGTGGGAAGCCTATATCAAGGAGTTCCCCGAGGGCTATAAGTACACCCAATTTTGCACGTATTACAACCAGTGGAAGACCAAGGTCAATCCGACCATGCACATGGATCACAAGGCCGGGGACAAACTGTACGTCGATTTTGCGGGTGAAAAGATGAGCTATACGGACAAGGAAACCGGTGAAGTCATTGAAGTAGAAGTTTTTGTGGCAATCCTTGGGGCCAGCCAGCTCACCTATGTAGAGGCTGTTATGAGCCAGCAAAAGGAAGACTTTATAGCGGCCTGCGAGAATACCTTGCACTTTATCGGCGGCGTTCCGGCCGCCATTGTGCCGGATAACCTGAAGGCGGCCGTAACCAAAAGCAGCCGCTATGAACCTACCCTCAACGAAACATTTGAAGACTTTGCCGATCATTATGGCACTACCATATTACCGGCGCGGGCGTACCGCCCGCGCGACAAGGCATTGGTAGAAGGGGCCGTTAAGATCATTTATACTAAGGTATACGCCCCTTTAAACAAGCATATCTACCATTCTTTAACAGAACTCAATACAGCGATCTGGCAGGCCTTGGAAGCCCATAACAGCCAGTTGCTCAAAGGCCGCAATTATAGCAGGATACTACAGTTTGAAGAGATAGAGCGTGGCACCCTGGCACCCCTGCCTGTCCTGCGTTACCAGTTCAAAAAGCACTTTTATGCCAGGGTGATCAAGAACGGCCATGTCAATCTCGGCCCGGATAAACACTATTACAGTGTGCCTTACCGCTTCATCGGCAAAAAGGTCAAGCTGTTATACTCCCGCACCATTGTAGAGATCTACTACAATTATGAGCGTATCGCTTTGCACCAGCGCGAAAAGAACCCCTACGGTTATACTACCGACAAAGAACATATGGCCAGTGCCCATCGCTTTAAAAGTGATTGGACACCGGATATGTTCCTCAATTGGGCGACCTCCATCCATGAGGATGTCAGGCTATATATCCATCAGATACTGGAGCGTAAACAACACCCCGAACAGGCTTACAAATCCTGCCTGGGGATACTTGGCTTTGCAAAAAAAGCAGGGAACGACCGGTTAATAATGGCCTGTCAGCGGGGGCTCAGTTATGGTATTTATAGCTATAAAACGATACAAACCATATTGGAAAACAAGATGGACAATTATGAGGAAAGCATATTTGCCGATGAGCTACCTATGCCTGATCACGGTAATATCCGGGGAAAAGACTATTACAAATAA